A window of Thermoproteus sp. genomic DNA:
GCGCACAAGGTCGTCCCTCGCATCTACATCGTCCAGTTCGGGGAAGTAGACATCCACCCACCTCGTCGTATCTGCGCTTGGAAGCCACGTGACGCCTATATGTCCTCGCGCCCCGACGGCCGACGCCATGAGCGGCTCCGACATAAGCCGGGCGACGTGACTCGGCGAGAGAAACGGGACGTCACACGCCGCCAATACCGCCGGCGCGTAGCTAATGAGCTCCAAAAAATCGTGTTCGTAGCCGAGCCCGCTGGTGTATATCACGTCGAGACCCCAGAGACGCGCCAGCCAGACCACAGGGCCGTGCGATCTAGTGGTGGCTACAGCCAATGCGTCCACAAACGGCTGTAGAGCCGCGGCGACTCTCAACAACATAGGCACCCCTCCGACGGGGCGGAGACATTTAAACGGGTCGCCGAATCTAGAGCCCCTACCTCCAGCCAGCACGATGCCGAGTACCACCCTCCCTGAAGACCGCGTTATTTAAAGATCTTATAGAAAAATGGTTCCTAGAAGCCTATGGCGGATAGGGCGAAGAATATGGCGAACAGTATCGCTATTACGATCACTCCGGGCTTTAAATCTGCGAACTTGCCGGCCGTCAACTTCAACAACACGTAGAAGATAAAGCCAAGGCCTATGCCGGCCGTTATACTAAATGTAAACGGTATCCCTATTATAGTTAAAAACGCCGGCACGGTCTCCGTGTAGTCGTCCATTACCGACAACCTCCCCGCGAGGCCCAAGAAGAGGAGGCCCACCAACACCAAGACCCCGCCAGTCGCGAAGCCAGGCACTATAGTGAATACAGGAGCCAACGCAACAGAGGCGAAAAACAACAAGGAGACCACCAGCGCCGTGAGGCCTGTGCGCCCACCCTGCTCTATACCGGTTGCGCTCTCGACATATATGACAGTGGTGGACGTGCCGAAGAAGGGGGCGAAAATTGAGGCCAGCGAGTCGGTTATCAAGGCTCTATCTATGCCGACTATATTGCCGTCTTTGACCAAGCCGGCCCTCATGGCGAGGCCAGTTATCGTGCCCAGCCCATCGAAGAAGTCGACGAGAAACAACGAGAAGGCTATGGGGAAGCCCAGCCCGAACAACGCGAAGTACAGATAGAACGAGCGCGGCAGGTCATTAGCTATCGAGGTGGTCAGACTCGGCGTTAACGTCAAAGTCGGCGGGGGGGTCACCAGGCCCAACGCGGCCCCCACTAGCGTCACCACTATAATCGCCACGAGAAAAGCCCCGGGGATCCTCTTGGAGAGAAGCGCGCCGGCTATTAGAGCGCCAGCGAGGCCCAAATATAGGCCGGGCGTCGAGAAGGCCGACCAGTTTATGGTTATGGGGGTGCCCGTCCCCGCCGTGACTAGACCTATATCGGAGAGACCTATGAGCGATATGAAGAGGCCTATGCCTATGGAGATCCCCAGCCTTATCGACTCGGGCACCGAATTTATTATGAACCTCCTTATGCCACCCAACGAGAAAATCAGAAAGAGCACCCCATTGAAGAACACCGAGACGAGCGCTAAATATATTGCCAACAATGGAGCCTCAGACGCCGGAGCTAATTGTTTAGACAGCAAAGCCGCCGTGAAGGCGGGAACCACCGTGAAGCCTATAAAGGCGTTTTCGCCCATGCCGGGCGCCAAGGCGAAGGGAAGGCGGGCGTATAGGGCCATCACAAGCGTCGCGAAGCCTGCAGCCAGCGCAGTGGCTACGGTGAATCCCAGCCTCACGCTCTCTATGAGAGGCCCATATTGCGAACTAGCCAGTTGGCTCATCGGCATGTTTAAGGCGTGGCTTAATGCGAGTTCGAAGCCTCCAGTCAAAATACTCGGGTTCACGAAGAGGATATAGGCCATAGCCAGAAATGTCGTAAGGCCAGCGACCACCTCCCTCCTCGCGGTGCTACCCCGCTCAGATATCTGGAAGAACCTATCTAGACTCATGCCGACATTTTTGAGCGACTATTTAAATTTATCGCAGAATTGCTTTAGTGTTAAGCGGGTTCCTTTAAGCCGAGAATTAATTCGGATACCCCTGGATCGATCATACGTCACTCGGCATGACTGTCCTCATCGTATATATACACCCCTGTGTTTATATCCATGTCGCTGGTGTTTAGAGTCCCGCCAGACGTAGAAGTAATGCAGTTCCTCAAGAGGGCGCTGGCCGAGGCGGGGCTGAAGAGCGGATTCCTCATAGGCCTGGGCTCGCTCAAAACTGCAAGAATAGCTTGGTACGACCAAACCAATAAGAAGTATATCGAGAAGGAGTTGGAAGGCGGCCTCGAGGTGGCCTCTTTGACGGGAAACATAGCGCTTAAAGACGGCGAGCCGTTTTTACATATACACGTGGTACTCGGCGATCGGGAGGGCAGAGCCTACGCAGGGCATCTAGTCTCCGGCATATCCTTCCACTTGGAGGTCATGGCAATACAGTCGCCGAGAATTTTAGAGCGGAGGTACAGTGAGTACCACGGTCTTTACATATTTGAATGAAAAAAGACCTCTTGTTATTGCCAGTAGCCATAACGGCGATATCTAGCGCATCAATTCTGATAAGGCTGACGAACGCCGATCCCGTCGCGATAACCTTCTGGCGGCTCGCCATAGCCACCGCGATAACCGCCGCGGTAGCCGAGGCATCAGGAAGAGGCATAAAGATAGGCGGTTGGTGGACCTCGGCGGCGGCCGCCGGGGCCTTCTTGGCGGTACATTTCATCTCTTGGATAACCTCGCTGTTCTACACCACAATAGCGATAAGCACCACCCTAGTGAACCTACACCCACTGGTCATGTTGGCGGTAAGCAGATATGGACTTGCAGAGAGAATCACGAGGAGGACGGCCCTTGGGGTCATCTCCTCGGTGGCCGGCAGCTCTCTAATGTTCCTAGCCGCCTTGAGGCTAGGCGGGACGAACCCGACGGGAGCGCTCTTGGCCCTAATAGGCGCACTTGCATTTTCCGGCTATCTATCTGTAGGGAGGCTAGTTAGATCTAAAGCCGACACTTTAAGCTATACAATGGTAGCCTACGGCTTCGCCGCGTTGTTCACGCTACTCGCCTCTCTACTACTGAGAGCCAAGCTCTTTGGCTACTCACCTGAGGTTTACCTCCTATTCGCCGCAATAGCCATGGTGCCCATGTTGTTGGGACACACCATCTTCAACTACCTGCTGGGGAGGTATAGAGCCATAACGGTCGCCGTGAGTGCACTCGGCGAGCCCGTCGGCGCCACGCTATTGGCGATACCTATCTTTGGCCAGATGCCGACGCCGAGCGTGCTGGCCGGCATGGCATTGATATTGGCCGGAGTCGCCGTTGTGTCGATCGAAGAGGTTCAGCCCAGAAAGCCCCTGGCACGCGCCTCGGCCAATATGTACGATTGAGATAAAATAAAGGGAGGAAGAGGCGTCTCGCGGTCGGCCTTAATTCCCAATACGTCCAACATCTCGTCGACAGTTCTAGTTATATCTCCGCCCAACAGCGATTCGGCCCTCTTCTTGTCGTAATATTGGGCGTCCAGCCTTATCTCCTGCAGGAAGGCGGGAAGCGCCTTGAACAAATAGTCGAGTCTATCCCGCCTATAGAGTTCGAGGACATACGGCGCGTCCAGTAGAGTGGGGGGTATACCTACGGCATACCAAGCCGCTGTGAAGACAATGGCGCGAGGCACGTTGACCATAACGTTGCCACTTGAAATAGTCCTACCATAGGCACGCCACGAAACTCTATCCCTAGTTGAAGGAATCAGCGATGCCATCTCAGCGATTTTGTCGCTATATTTAGCCACGAGCTTTCTGTAGGAGTCTGACGCCTCCCTCACAATCGACGCGAGCTCCGCCGGACTTAACGACGAGTCGGGACGGCGACCTATAAAGGCGAGTATAGACTCCCTCACCGTCAGATATTGCTGATAGGGCACGTCGTAACGCACGGCCGACTGTATAGTCGCAGTGGAGAAGCCCGAATACTGCGCGGCCTCTATAGGCGCGAGGAGCGGGTGGTTCAGCCCGCCCCTAAAGGGCGGCGAGCCCATGCCCAATATGGGAACCACCTCGTGATCCATCTCGGAATTCAAGGCGTCCACAACTGCCAAGGCCGCCCTCAAGGCAAGAGTCGAGGCCAGATGGCCGTGGCGCACAGCAGAGTCCGACTTGCCCAAAAAGACCCTCACATAGTCCAGGAAGACCCCCCGCCTCAAATACTCACCCACAACGGCCTTGATGAAGTCAGCTATCCTCAGATGTTTAAACGCGTCCTCGACAAGCGGAACCAGCTGGATTTCGGCCTTGCCGGAATAGACGGCAGTCTTCTTCGCCAACATCTCAGCCGCAAGCCTCACCTCCTCAGGGTCCTCCGACATAGGCAAGACCACCCACTTGACGCCATGTACGCCCGCCTCTTTGTGGGCCCTCATGTCCGCCAGGACAGCCGCCTCCATCGCCAACATACTACGCTCAAAATCCTCAAGCGCCGGATTGGGTATCCTCGGCGTAATGAAGAAACGCTCGCCTAGAGGAAGCCCAGCCTTAAGCGCCCTGAGCACCATATCTCTAGGCTGTATGTAGGGGGTGCCCTTGCCCTCGAAGTCGGACATCACCTCGTCACAACCGTAAATCGCATAGGCCGACACGGCCTCTTCGACCTCCTCCTCCACCGAAATCTTTATGGTCGAGTCCGGATGTTGGGTACACATCAGGCGGGGTATATACATCGTATAGGGGCCGGACCGCCCATATATCCGTTAAGTCGAAAACAATGCCAAAGGCGACTCCGACCATAGGTATGTAGAGCCAATATATTCCGCGAATTTAAGTACAAAGTATATTTTTATGCCGGATATACCGATAGGATGTATATTTTCGACAGAGACAAAAACATATTTTCGGCTATAGGTAATCTAGAAGAGACGACTTGCGCCTCGGCGGCCTATAGGGGCCGGCGCCCCGCAAGCTCTCCAACAGCGCAACCCCCCGAGGGCCCAATACATAAGTAGTGCTCAGCCCCAGCCTCCTCAAAAGGCCGAGACCCTCGGCGGCGTCTAAAACCACGAGGGCCAAATCGCCAAACGCGAGAACCACATCCCAATAGTCGACCCAGCCCCTTTCGCCGACGAGCTCCACCAACCTGAAGAACAAATCAGCCCTAAACACGTAGAAGGCACCCCAAGCCCATAAATGTCCATACGTAGCAGAGACAAGCAGAGAGTAGACAAAATCTAAGCCCCGGCCGGGATTCGAACCCGGGACCTCCCGCTTACGAGGCGTACACGGAGCTTGCCCGCCAACGGGGCAACGCCCCTGGGCGCTCCAACCGGGCTGAGCTACCGGGGCTAGCCCATTTGTCTCGTCATTTTTTAAGTCTTTCCTAAGGCCCCTTTATTTGATTACTAGAAATATTTAAATAGTAGTTATGCAGTCTACTATGTGGCTGTGGTGAAGGTCACTAGGAACTACCAGATAACCATTCCGGCTGAAGTCAGGAGGCGGCTCGACATCAAGGAGGGGGACCTCCTCATCGTGGAGGTTGAAGGCGATAGGATAGTCGTAAGGAAGGCGAGGAGCGAGCTACCGAGGATAAGGCTAGGCCTCGACCTCACCCCAGACCTCATCGATAAGATAATCGAAGAGGGCGTTAATGAGTGAAGCCGTCGTGGACACAAACGCGTTGGTATACTACATAGTCGAGGACTCGCCCAACCACCTGGAGGCCGTGGAGAAGCTAGACGCGTTGGAGAGCTGGCACCTGCCGACTGTAGTCGTCCACGAGCTGGCGTGGTTCTTCAAGAAGGCCGCCCCTGACAGGGGGGCCGAAATCCTAAAGGCCCTACTGGACTACAAGAAGGTCGTAGTCCACTGCGAAGATCTGCCCGTCCTCAGAAGGGCCACAACCGCCGGCCTGGCCCACTACAACGACTTCGTGATACTCCATACAGCCAAGAAGTTGGGGCTACCCATAGTCACTTTCGACATCAAGATGAGGAAAAGGGCAGAGGCTCTAGGCGTGCCTATAATCTAATTAAACGCTGGCGTGCGTCCAACCACGCCTCAAGGACGCCGGCCGCGGAGGGGCAAGGCCTACGGCGGCCAGGCCGTTATGAAGTTTAAAAATAGCACGAGCGGGCCCGGCGGGATTTGAACCCGCGACCTACGGCTCCGCAGGCTCGGCAGCGCCTAGGCGTTAGCCTAGGGTCTTCCGCCGCTCTGATCCAGGCTGAGCTACGGGCCCGATGTCTTCCGAACAGCCACTTTTAAAATTATCTTCTTGATGGCGCGCCTCGCCCCAAGCGCCGTACTAAATTTTTAAAGCTGGATATTTTACTACCAGGGGGCCGTAGTCTAGCCTGGTAGGACGCACGGCTCGGTGCGGCGAAAACCCAGCCGCGAGTCTGCCCGTGTGATCCCGGGTTCAAATCCCGGCGGCCCCACTTAAGCCGGCTGTTTTCATCCTACCTACCTTACGCCAGCATGAGACGCAGATGATATGATGGCGATAGGATCCAGCCGCTCCCAGACCGAGAGGCCGCAATGGCAGTCAGTCATATTTACAGGCCGAGCAGAGAAGCTAGGAGGTCTTCCACGACGACTTAGTGTTAGTCAGAATTAAGAGGCGGCGAATTCTTCGGCGTATTGAGGGCACCTAGACCGCTCCGGCTCAATATTTTTAGGACATCCGAGGGGCCGTGAGAAGAAGGTCAATATGTGCCGCCACGATGAGATAACCGCAACGGCACATTGTTACGACTATTGTGTTTTCCTCGTCAGACAGGCCGTGTCGACGTAGAGCTGAGCTGTCAGTTGCCTTGAGGGCGGCGCTAGGAGGAGGTAGTGGGGCCGCCGGGATTTGAACCCGGGCTCACCGGCGCTCCGGTGCGGGGCCCAGCCCCAGGCCGGCATCCTACCAAGCTAGACTACGGCCCCCTCGCCTCTAAGGTCACTTTCTTATAAATTTTTCCTTTTACACGCAGAGTCGCGTTAGATCGATATGCGAGCCGTTTAGACGGGTGGTTGTCGGCGCATCGCGGATTTCGGAGCCGTGCAGGGTTGTGGGGGGCACGTTAAAGTTTGGCTGTCGTCAACGTCCCCTCTAGTGCCCTCGCCACTATTGATTCTATGAACTTCTCCAGTGGTTGTATCTTCTCGCCTAGGAGCTTCCTCAGGGACTTCATGGAACTCCGAATCTCCTCTACTATCGGCGTCATTTCGTTTCTAGCTCCCTCATCGGCCATATCGTCGGAATATTGATACAAGACGCCGAGGAGTCTGCCCAAAGTGGCGGCGGGCCTCAAGAGGTCTCTCCTCTTCAGTATAATGGTCGGCATGACGAAGGCCGCCTCTATCAGCGGCGCCGTTTTGAGCTCTGCGGCTTCTCTCCGCAGGCCCTTTATGTCGAGGGCCTGCCCCTCCGAGAGCCTCTTGGCGATATTGGCTAGATACCTCACGGCCTCCGAGCCTATGGCCATGGCCCTCTCTATGGCCTCCGCTATGAGCCAATCGCTGGCTATTACGGACATGCTGTCGCCGTAGACCGCCCGCGGCGTCTTGACGCCTCTCCTCTCGTCGTGTTTGTCGATCACGTCGTCTTGGAGCAGAGAGACTATGTGGAGGACTTCCAATATCGACGCGGCGTTTATGATATTTTCGTCCTTAAGGCGCTCTGGGTCCAATATATATGTGAAGAACAACAACATGAGGGGCCTTATCATTTTGCCCGGCGTCTCTATGTAGTAACGTATGGCGGCCCTCAACGTGGGGTCGGAGACGCTCTGCCCTATGGAGTCCATATCCTCCTTTACTCTTCTCAACGCATCTAAAACCTCTTGAGGAATGGACACGGGAGAAAAAACGGTTGTGCCAATATTTATTATTTCGCCTTAAATCTGTGATCTACTGTCTCCTCTACTTTCCCCTCCTTCTTGAGCCTAGTCAGCTGGGCCTTGACTATGGCCACGCGGTCCACCCCTATGGCTTTCGCTATTTCCTCCGCCGTGAACTCCTTGCCCGGGTTTTGGGTCAAGAATTGATATACTTTATTCTTAACGCCCTCGGGCATAGTTATACACTACTCCCATTTTTTATATTTTTCTGTGGGGGCTTTTAATCCCCCTTCTTGCCGCTTGTATTTTCGCCTAATCGAAGTCGGCGAATTGTATTAATATAGGCGCTTCTTCGGCCATATGGTCAAGCTGGCGTTAGTGGTGGCTGAATTCAACTACGACGTGACTCAGCTCATGTTGCAGAAGGCTCTAGACCACGCCAAATTCCTGGGCGCCGAGGTCACCTATGTCGTGAAGGCGCCGGGGGTCTTCGACGTCCCTACCCTCTTGATAGATTTGGTGAAGAAGGAGGACGTGGACGCGGTGGCGGTGCTCGGCGCGGTGATACAAGGCGCCACTAAACACGACGAGGTCGTGGCCAATCAAGCTGCGAGGAAGATACTAGATATATCTGTGGAGAGCGGAAAGCCTGTGGCTTTAGGCGTGATAGGGCCCGGCGCCAATAGGATGCAGGCCCTCGAGAGGGTCGAGGAGTATGCGCGGAGGGCCGTCGAGGCGGCGGTCAAAATGGCTAGAAGGAAGGCGAAATTGAAGGAGGCCAAATACGCCGGATCTACTGTGTTTATTGAGTAGTAGGCTCTAATATGTTCAACATTTCCCAGACGGCCTTCATGACTGCGATCTCCAGCTTGAATTTGGCGTAGGCCTCTTGGTCTATTGCCCCCGCTGAATAGGCGTCCTCTATCCTCTTCTCTAGGGCGACTAGGTCCACTTTAGAGAGCCTTTCTTTAGTCAAAGAGCGGGCCCACACATATCTAATCCTCGCGTCTATTTGGGCCATCCTGTCTCTAAGCGCTCTGGCTTTGTCCTCTAGCTCCGCAATTTTCTTCTTAGACTCC
This region includes:
- the ppcA gene encoding phosphoenolpyruvate carboxylase, translated to MYIPRLMCTQHPDSTIKISVEEEVEEAVSAYAIYGCDEVMSDFEGKGTPYIQPRDMVLRALKAGLPLGERFFITPRIPNPALEDFERSMLAMEAAVLADMRAHKEAGVHGVKWVVLPMSEDPEEVRLAAEMLAKKTAVYSGKAEIQLVPLVEDAFKHLRIADFIKAVVGEYLRRGVFLDYVRVFLGKSDSAVRHGHLASTLALRAALAVVDALNSEMDHEVVPILGMGSPPFRGGLNHPLLAPIEAAQYSGFSTATIQSAVRYDVPYQQYLTVRESILAFIGRRPDSSLSPAELASIVREASDSYRKLVAKYSDKIAEMASLIPSTRDRVSWRAYGRTISSGNVMVNVPRAIVFTAAWYAVGIPPTLLDAPYVLELYRRDRLDYLFKALPAFLQEIRLDAQYYDKKRAESLLGGDITRTVDEMLDVLGIKADRETPLPPFILSQSYILAEARARGFLG
- a CDS encoding DMT family transporter; translated protein: MPVAITAISSASILIRLTNADPVAITFWRLAIATAITAAVAEASGRGIKIGGWWTSAAAAGAFLAVHFISWITSLFYTTIAISTTLVNLHPLVMLAVSRYGLAERITRRTALGVISSVAGSSLMFLAALRLGGTNPTGALLALIGALAFSGYLSVGRLVRSKADTLSYTMVAYGFAALFTLLASLLLRAKLFGYSPEVYLLFAAIAMVPMLLGHTIFNYLLGRYRAITVAVSALGEPVGATLLAIPIFGQMPTPSVLAGMALILAGVAVVSIEEVQPRKPLARASANMYD
- a CDS encoding AbrB/MazE/SpoVT family DNA-binding domain-containing protein, giving the protein MAVVKVTRNYQITIPAEVRRRLDIKEGDLLIVEVEGDRIVVRKARSELPRIRLGLDLTPDLIDKIIEEGVNE
- the ribH gene encoding 6,7-dimethyl-8-ribityllumazine synthase, encoding MVKLALVVAEFNYDVTQLMLQKALDHAKFLGAEVTYVVKAPGVFDVPTLLIDLVKKEDVDAVAVLGAVIQGATKHDEVVANQAARKILDISVESGKPVALGVIGPGANRMQALERVEEYARRAVEAAVKMARRKAKLKEAKYAGSTVFIE
- a CDS encoding polyprenyl synthetase family protein; translated protein: MSIPQEVLDALRRVKEDMDSIGQSVSDPTLRAAIRYYIETPGKMIRPLMLLFFTYILDPERLKDENIINAASILEVLHIVSLLQDDVIDKHDERRGVKTPRAVYGDSMSVIASDWLIAEAIERAMAIGSEAVRYLANIAKRLSEGQALDIKGLRREAAELKTAPLIEAAFVMPTIILKRRDLLRPAATLGRLLGVLYQYSDDMADEGARNEMTPIVEEIRSSMKSLRKLLGEKIQPLEKFIESIVARALEGTLTTAKL
- a CDS encoding NCS2 family permease, producing the protein MSLDRFFQISERGSTARREVVAGLTTFLAMAYILFVNPSILTGGFELALSHALNMPMSQLASSQYGPLIESVRLGFTVATALAAGFATLVMALYARLPFALAPGMGENAFIGFTVVPAFTAALLSKQLAPASEAPLLAIYLALVSVFFNGVLFLIFSLGGIRRFIINSVPESIRLGISIGIGLFISLIGLSDIGLVTAGTGTPITINWSAFSTPGLYLGLAGALIAGALLSKRIPGAFLVAIIVVTLVGAALGLVTPPPTLTLTPSLTTSIANDLPRSFYLYFALFGLGFPIAFSLFLVDFFDGLGTITGLAMRAGLVKDGNIVGIDRALITDSLASIFAPFFGTSTTVIYVESATGIEQGGRTGLTALVVSLLFFASVALAPVFTIVPGFATGGVLVLVGLLFLGLAGRLSVMDDYTETVPAFLTIIGIPFTFSITAGIGLGFIFYVLLKLTAGKFADLKPGVIVIAILFAIFFALSAIGF
- a CDS encoding DNA-binding protein, which produces MSLVFRVPPDVEVMQFLKRALAEAGLKSGFLIGLGSLKTARIAWYDQTNKKYIEKELEGGLEVASLTGNIALKDGEPFLHIHVVLGDREGRAYAGHLVSGISFHLEVMAIQSPRILERRYSEYHGLYIFE
- a CDS encoding NTP transferase domain-containing protein; this encodes MVLGIVLAGGRGSRFGDPFKCLRPVGGVPMLLRVAAALQPFVDALAVATTRSHGPVVWLARLWGLDVIYTSGLGYEHDFLELISYAPAVLAACDVPFLSPSHVARLMSEPLMASAVGARGHIGVTWLPSADTTRWVDVYFPELDDVDARDDLVRLGREGPTYPIVVDPSSLLPHEDVETALTLGQRVKPIVVDAWTCTVLDGHHRLRALMERGLPAPVVPMDYSRVDVKSGGLDVSKLYVVSAASRGLRLGVRATRHYYGGRHVSELQHIEVDIEDLSKVRPLRCDPL
- a CDS encoding PIN domain-containing protein, coding for MSEAVVDTNALVYYIVEDSPNHLEAVEKLDALESWHLPTVVVHELAWFFKKAAPDRGAEILKALLDYKKVVVHCEDLPVLRRATTAGLAHYNDFVILHTAKKLGLPIVTFDIKMRKRAEALGVPII
- a CDS encoding HTH domain-containing protein: MPEGVKNKVYQFLTQNPGKEFTAEEIAKAIGVDRVAIVKAQLTRLKKEGKVEETVDHRFKAK